From a region of the Ovis aries strain OAR_USU_Benz2616 breed Rambouillet chromosome 2, ARS-UI_Ramb_v3.0, whole genome shotgun sequence genome:
- the EGR3 gene encoding early growth response protein 3 isoform X1, with the protein MTGKLAEKLPVTMSSLLNQLPDNLYPEEIPSALNLFSGSSDSVAHYNQMATENVMDIGLTNEKPNPELSYSGSFQPAPGNKTVTYLGKFAFDSPSNWCQDNIISLMSAGILGVPPASGALSTQTSTASMVQPPQGDVEAMYPALPPYSNCSDLYSEPVSFHDPQGNPGLAYSPQDYQSAKPALDSNLFPMIPDYNLYHHPNDMGSMPEHKPFQGMDPIRVNPPPITPLETIKAFKDKQIHPGFGSLPQPPLTLKPIRPRKYPNRPSKTPLHERPHACPAEGCDRRFSRSDELTRHLRIHTGHKPFQCRICMRSFSRSDHLTTHIRTHTGEKPFACEFCGRKFARSDERKRHAKIHLKQKEKKADKGGAPSASSAAPVSLAPVVTTCA; encoded by the exons ATGACCGGCAAACTCGCCGAGAAGCTGCCGGTGACCATGAGCAGTTTGCTAAACCAACTGCCTGACAATCTGTACCCCGAGGAGATCCCCAGCGCGCTCAACCTCTTTTCTGGCAGCAGCGACTCGGTAGCCCATTACAATCAGATGGCTACAG AGAATGTGATGGACATCGGTCTGACCAACGAGAAGCCCAACCCGGAACTCTCATATTCGGGCTCCTTCCAGCCAGCCCCCGGCAACAAGACCGTGACCTACTTGGGAAAGTTCGCCTTCGACTCCCCTTCCAACTGGTGCCAGGACAACATCATTAGCCTCATGAGCGCCGGCATTTTGGGGGTGCCCCCGGCCTCTGGGGCACTCAGCACGCAGACCTCCACGGCCAGCATGGTGCAGCCGCCGCAGGGGGACGTAGAGGCCATGTATCCGGCGCTGCCCCCTTATTCTAACTGCAGTGATCTCTACTCGGAGCCTGTGTCTTTCCACGACCCCCAGGGCAACCCCGGGCTCGCCTATTCCCCCCAGGATTACCAATCGGCCAAACCGGCCTTGGACAGCAACCTCTTCCCCATGATTCCCGACTACAATCTATACCACCACCCCAACGACATGGGCTCCATGCCGGAGCACAAGCCCTTCCAGGGCATGGACCCCATCCGGGTCAACCCGCCCCCTATTACCCCGCTGGAGACCATCAAGGCATTCAAAGACAAGCAGATCCACCCGGGCTTTGGCAGCCTGCCCCAGCCGCCGCTCACGCTCAAGCCCATACGGCCTCGCAAGTACCCCAACCGACCTAGCAAGACCCCTCTCCACGAGCGGCCACACGCGTGCCCGGCGGAGGGCTGCGACCGCCGCTTCAGCCGCTCGGACGAGCTGACCCGGCATCTGCGCATCCACACGGGCCACAAGCCCTTCCAGTGCAGGATCTGCATGCGGAGCTTCAGCCGCAGCGACCACCTTACCACTCACATCCGCACGCATACGGGCGAGAAACCCTTTGCCTGCGAGTTCTGCGGGCGCAAGTTTGCGCGCAGCGACGAACGCAAGCGCCACGCCAAGATCCACCTcaagcaaaaagagaagaaagcggATAAGGGGGGTGCGCCTTCTGCGTCCTCGGCGGCCCCGGTGTCCCTGGCCCCTGTGGTCACCACCTGCGCCTGA
- the EGR3 gene encoding early growth response protein 3 isoform X2, with amino-acid sequence MEPCAAWSPRGGRENVMDIGLTNEKPNPELSYSGSFQPAPGNKTVTYLGKFAFDSPSNWCQDNIISLMSAGILGVPPASGALSTQTSTASMVQPPQGDVEAMYPALPPYSNCSDLYSEPVSFHDPQGNPGLAYSPQDYQSAKPALDSNLFPMIPDYNLYHHPNDMGSMPEHKPFQGMDPIRVNPPPITPLETIKAFKDKQIHPGFGSLPQPPLTLKPIRPRKYPNRPSKTPLHERPHACPAEGCDRRFSRSDELTRHLRIHTGHKPFQCRICMRSFSRSDHLTTHIRTHTGEKPFACEFCGRKFARSDERKRHAKIHLKQKEKKADKGGAPSASSAAPVSLAPVVTTCA; translated from the exons ATGGAGCCATGTGCGGCGTGGAGTCCCCGCGGTGGGAGAG AGAATGTGATGGACATCGGTCTGACCAACGAGAAGCCCAACCCGGAACTCTCATATTCGGGCTCCTTCCAGCCAGCCCCCGGCAACAAGACCGTGACCTACTTGGGAAAGTTCGCCTTCGACTCCCCTTCCAACTGGTGCCAGGACAACATCATTAGCCTCATGAGCGCCGGCATTTTGGGGGTGCCCCCGGCCTCTGGGGCACTCAGCACGCAGACCTCCACGGCCAGCATGGTGCAGCCGCCGCAGGGGGACGTAGAGGCCATGTATCCGGCGCTGCCCCCTTATTCTAACTGCAGTGATCTCTACTCGGAGCCTGTGTCTTTCCACGACCCCCAGGGCAACCCCGGGCTCGCCTATTCCCCCCAGGATTACCAATCGGCCAAACCGGCCTTGGACAGCAACCTCTTCCCCATGATTCCCGACTACAATCTATACCACCACCCCAACGACATGGGCTCCATGCCGGAGCACAAGCCCTTCCAGGGCATGGACCCCATCCGGGTCAACCCGCCCCCTATTACCCCGCTGGAGACCATCAAGGCATTCAAAGACAAGCAGATCCACCCGGGCTTTGGCAGCCTGCCCCAGCCGCCGCTCACGCTCAAGCCCATACGGCCTCGCAAGTACCCCAACCGACCTAGCAAGACCCCTCTCCACGAGCGGCCACACGCGTGCCCGGCGGAGGGCTGCGACCGCCGCTTCAGCCGCTCGGACGAGCTGACCCGGCATCTGCGCATCCACACGGGCCACAAGCCCTTCCAGTGCAGGATCTGCATGCGGAGCTTCAGCCGCAGCGACCACCTTACCACTCACATCCGCACGCATACGGGCGAGAAACCCTTTGCCTGCGAGTTCTGCGGGCGCAAGTTTGCGCGCAGCGACGAACGCAAGCGCCACGCCAAGATCCACCTcaagcaaaaagagaagaaagcggATAAGGGGGGTGCGCCTTCTGCGTCCTCGGCGGCCCCGGTGTCCCTGGCCCCTGTGGTCACCACCTGCGCCTGA